A genomic stretch from Hemibagrus wyckioides isolate EC202008001 linkage group LG20, SWU_Hwy_1.0, whole genome shotgun sequence includes:
- the LOC131371052 gene encoding CMRF35-like molecule 1, which translates to MSCFFIFILIISVDAIQSWRYFSLKPGSSVTIPCRYNREYIRHKKYWCSGYYFSSCTIQAYASYTKGRVRVTDTPAESFFTVTLDNLQTKDTGWYWCGVEIAGSDVSEALHITVKSDPDLSVRESRVRGEEGGSVTVQCLYSTQYQNTQKQWCRFKDRKCWTFTKTKTSQNSAVHISDNKNRSFNVQLNGVKKSDAGWYWCSAGDLQVPVHINVTDPPPVTTTVTTTVTTTVTTTTHQVSTYISISKHNSAASVNSVPSSDETIGSGTLIHWYLLALLLPLVILVIIICMLRKKCKAENQTRTRERSNDTTVPTPNFTDEHSIIYTTVAVSKPRSKKKPTCTSEDSIIYSTVATGKSKSLKVNEQDVTYSSINTASKNKTVSPNDVANETRYSYEVYQ; encoded by the exons ATgagctgcttttttatttttattctcatcATTTCTG TTGATGCCATTCAGTCATGGAGGTACTTTAGTCTTAAACCTGGATCATCTGTCACCATCCCATGTCGTTATAATAGGGAATATATACGACATAAGAAATACTGGTGCTCTGGTTATTATTTCAGTTCCTGCACAATTCAAGCATATGCCAGTTATACAAaggggagagtgagagtgactgATACCCCAGCTGAGAGTTTCTTCACTGTGACTCTGGATAATCTCCAGACAAAAGACACTGGATGGTACTGGTGTGGTGTAGAGATAGCTGGATCAGATGTTAGCGAAGCCCTTCATATCACAGTGAAATCAG ATCCTGATCTGTCAGTGAGGGAGAgcagagtgagaggtgaggaagGAGGCAGCGTCACAGTCCAGTGTCTCTACAGCACTcagtatcagaatacacagaagcAGTGGTGCAGATTCAAAGACAGGAAGTGCTGGACATTTACAAAGACTAAAACATCccagaattcagcagtgcaCATCAGTGATAATAAGAATAGATCCTTCAATGTGCAGCTTAATGGAGTGAAGAAGAGTGATGCTGGCTGGTACTGGTGCAGTGCAGGAGATCTGCAGGTTCCTGTTCACATCAATGTCACTGATCCACCTCCAG TGACTACAACAGTGACTACAACAGTGACTACAACAGTGACTACAACCACTCACCAAGTCAGTACTTACAT atCTATCTCGAAGCACAATTCAG CAGCGTCTGTGAATTCAGTCCCCAGCAGTGATGAAACCAT TGGGAGTGGGACCCTGATCCATTGGTACCTGCTGGCCCTTCTTTTGCCACTGGTGATACTGGTCATCATCATCTGCATGCTCAGAAAGAAATGCA AAGCAGAGAATCAAACCAGGACCAGAGAGAGGAGCAATGACACCACTGTTCCCACA ccCAATTTTACAGATGAACACTCCATTATATACACCACTGTGGCTGTTTCTAAGCCAAGG AGTAAGAAAAAGCCCACTTGTACATCTGAAGACTCCATTATATACAGCACTGTGGCTACAGGTAAATCAAAG TCTTTAAAAGTTAATGAGCAGGATGTGACCTACAGCTCTATAAACACTgcttctaaaaataaaact GTGTCTCCAAATGATGTCGCTAATGAGACCCGCTACAGCTATGAGGTTTACCAGTAA
- the LOC131370799 gene encoding GTPase IMAP family member 7-like encodes MRRSQFKNSSPHRDVQSPVTQLRLVLLGRTGSGKSATGNTILDKECFPSALSMSSVTKQCKRECGVVQGRSLAVIDTPGWFDTSLHQNKTTEEVLRCLAMCSPGPHAFLLIIPITQFTEEQQQTVDMIEKVFKGNFSDHTIIIFTRADELEGETIEQFISEQDERIQDLIARFGGRFLDFNNKNPENRQQVKQLLKKLDELLELNKYRHFTNRETEVVEKAVTMLEQKKQEKLDESIKKAKQEVRQIAERRRADIIKALETENQDIERTKNHIHGIILSLTAEINKENENLYEVPQKLHLLQESLENAKISLRNLEKEKKLRIKESEEKKKEVEKWMEEEEQRREQEEREKALNEDGKEWYYNEKYMTILKYLIIFLGGAGVGVGFTFLPALFMTAAPVGIAAELAALLGPELAAAVMAAATKAAPLIGVASKVAPMVTGLCSIQ; translated from the coding sequence ATGAGGCGTTCCCAGTTCAAGAACTCCAGTCCACACAGAGACGTCCAGTCCCCAGTGACACAGCTACGGTTGGTGCTGCTGGGCAGAACAGGTTCAGGTAAAAGTGCCACTGGAAACACCATCTTGGATAAAGAATGTTTTCCATCTGCACTGAGCATGAGCTCAGTGACAAAGCAATGCAAGAGGGAATGTGGAGTAGTTCAGGGGCGGAGCCTGGCAGTGATTGACACTCCTGGCTGGTTCGACACTTCTCTCcaccaaaataaaacaacagaggAAGTGCTACGATGTCTGGCCATGTGTTCACCTGGACCACATGCGTTTCTGCTCATCATACCAATCACTCAGTTCACAGAGGAGCAGCAGCAGACTGTAGACATGATTGAGAAGGTTTTCAAGGGGAACTTCAGTGATCACACGATCATCATATTTACCCGTGCAGACGAGCTGGAAGGAGAGACAATTGAGCAATTTATATCAGAACAGGACGAGAGAATCCAGGATCTAATTGCACGATTCGGTGGGCGGTTCCTGGATTTCAACAACAAGAACCCAGAGAATCGGCAGCAGGTGAAACAGCTCCTGAAGAAGCTGGATGAGTTGCTGGAACTTAACAAGTACCGTCACTTCACCAACCGGGAAACAGAAGTTGTAGAGAAGGCAGTAACAATGTTGGAAcagaaaaagcaagaaaaactgGATGAATCAATTAAGAAGGCCAAGCAGGAAGTACGACAGATAGCTGAACGTCGCAGGGCTGACATCATAAAAGCCCTTGAGACAGAAAATCAAGATATAGAAAGAACCAAAAATCACATCCATGGTATAATCCTCAGTTTAACAGCAGAAattaacaaagaaaatgaaaacctTTATGAAGTTCCACAGAAGTTGCACTTGCTGCAGGAGTCTCTAGAGAATGCAAAAATCAGCctcagaaacctggagaaggagaagaagttAAGGATAAAGgaaagtgaagaaaagaaaaaggaagtagAAAAATGGATGGAGGAAGAAGAGCAAAGAAGAGagcaagaagaaagagagaaggctTTAAATGAGGATGGAAAGGAATGGtattataatgaaaaatatatgaCTATCCTGAAGTACCTCATAATTTTTTTGGGAGGTGCTGGAGTTGGAGTTGGATTTACGTTTCTACCTGCACTTTTTATGACTGCAGCACCTGTAGGAATAGCAGCAGAGTTAGCTGCACTACTCGGACCAGAGCTTGCAGCTGCCGTAATGGCAGCAGCTACAAAAGCGGCTCCTTTAATTGGTGTAGCATCAAAAGTAGCTCCAATGGTGACTGGCCTTTGTTCCATTCAGTAA
- the LOC131370798 gene encoding polymeric immunoglobulin receptor-like produces MSFHLLVVCVSVFGFFSDVKSMRTLKNVAVKRGGSVTIPCSYEGQYKANPKFWCKGYKWNSCNIVAYANSSGSTSVIDRPAQNLFTVELNPVSESGMYWCAAEIGDKWQKDDRDNLYLTISQDPDVSVRESRVRGEEGGSVTVQCLYSAAYQKTQKQWCRFKDGQCNTVGTKTSQNSAVQFSDDGRRSFSVMMSGLKKCDAGWYWCSAGDLQVPVHISVDMATADSTRSCNKSSIPQTANVRKNSVVSRKRNCLSRYRHSTNFTEEQDARNPHTHIQHHNKSNMSCFFIFILIISVDAIQSWRHFSLKPGSSVTFPCGYNKIYIRHKKYWCSGKYFRSCTIQAYASYTKGRVTVTDNPAESFFTVTLDNLQTKDTGWYWCGVEIAGSDVREALHITVKSDPDLSVRESRVRGEEGGSVTVQCLYSTEYQNTQKQWCRFKDGQCWTIKKTKTSQNSAVQFSDDKNRSFNVQLNGVKKSDAGWYWCSAGDLQVPVHISVTDPPPVTTTTHQVSTSISISKHNSAVSVDLVPSSDETIGSGTLIHWYLLALLLPLVILVIIICMLRKKCEAENQTRTRERSNDTTVPTPTFTDEHSITYTTVAVPKPKGKKNPIWTDESIVYSTVADKPKVSPNDDP; encoded by the exons ATGAGTTTTCACTTACTAgttgtttgtgtatctgtctttGGGTTCTTCTCAG ATGTAAAGAGCATGAGGACACTGAAAAACGTAGCCGTAAAACGTGGAGGATCCGTCACTATTCCATGTTCATATGAAGGGCAGTACAAAGCAAACCCTAAATTCTGGTGCAAAGGATACAAATGGAATTCCTGCAACATTGTAGCCTATGCTAACTCAAGCGGAAGTACATCAGTCATTGATCGTCCAGCACAGAACTTGTTTACTGTGGAACTGAACCCTGTCTCTGAGTCTGGAATGTATTGGTGTGCTGCAGAAATTGGGGATAAATGGCAAAAGGATGACCGTGATAATTTGTATTTGACGATTAGTCAAG ATCCTGATGTGTCAGTGAGGGAGAgcagagtgagaggtgaggaagGAGGCAGTGTCACAGTCCAGTGTCTCTACAGTGCTGCGTATCAGAAGACACAGAAGCAGTGGTGCAGATTCAAAGATGGACAGTGCAATACAGTGGGGACTAAAACATCCCAGAATTCAGCGGTGCAGTTCAGTGATGATGGGAGAAGATCCTTCAGTGTGATGATGAGTGGACTGAAGAAGTGTGATGCTGGCTGGTACTGGTGCAGTGCAGGAGATCTGCAGGTTCCTGTTCACATCAGTGTCG ATATGGCCACGGCAGATTCTACACGCTCCTGCAATAAATCATCTAT accACAAACGGCAAATGTACGTAAAAATAGTGTGGTGAGCAGGAAGAGGAACTGCTTGAGCCGCTACAGACACAGTACCAACTTCACAGAGGAGCAGGACGCAAGaaaccctcacactcacattcaacATCACAACAAATCTAACATgagctgcttttttatttttattctcatcATTTCTG TTGATGCCATTCAGTCATGGAGGCACTTCAGTCTTAAACCTGGATCATCTGTCACCTTCCCATGTGGTTATAATAAGATATATATACGACATAAGAAATACTGGTGCTCTGGTAAATATTTTCGTTCCTGCACAATTCAGGCATATGCCAGTTATACAAAGGGGAGAGTGACAGTGACTGATAACCCAGCTGAGAGTTTCTTCACTGTGACTCTGGATAATCTCCAGACAAAAGACACTGGATGGTACTGGTGTGGTGTAGAGATAGCTGGATCAGATGTTAGAGAAGCCCTTCATATCACAGTGAAATCAG ATCCTGATCTGTCAGTGAGGGAGAgcagagtgagaggtgaggaagGAGGCAGCGTCACAGTCCAGTGTCTCTACAGCACTGaatatcagaatacacagaagcAGTGGTGCAGATTCAAAGATGGACAGTGCTGGACAATTAAGAAGACTAAAACATCccagaattcagcagtgcaGTTCAGTGATGATAAGAATAGATCCTTCAATGTGCAGCTTAATGGAGTGAAGAAGAGTGATGCTGGCTGGTACTGGTGCAGTGCAGGAGATCTGCAGGTTCCTGTTCACATCAGTGTCACTGATCCACCTCCAG TGACTACAACCACTCACCAAGTCAGTACTTCCAT ATCTATCTCGAAGCACAATTCAG CAGTGTCTGTGGATTTAGTTCCCAGCAGTGATGAAACCAT TGGGAGTGGGACCCTGATCCATTGGTACCTGCTGGCCCTTCTTTTGCCACTGGTGATACTGGTCATCATCATCTGCATGCTCAGAAAGAAATGTG AAGCAGAGAATCAAACCAGGACCAGAGAGAGGAGCAATGACACCACTGTTCCCACA cCCACTTTTACAGATGAACACTCCATTACATACACCACTGTGGCTGTTCCTAAGCCAAAG GGTAAGAAAAACCCCATTTGGACAGATGAGTCTATTGTGTACAGCACTGTGGCAGATAAACCAAAA GTGTCTCCAAATGATGACCCATGA
- the LOC131371055 gene encoding polymeric immunoglobulin receptor-like isoform X2, with product MSCFFIFILIISVDVIQSWRYFSLKPGSSVTIPCRYNREYIQHKKYWCSGYYFSSCTIQAYASYTKGRVTVTDNPAESFFTVTLDNLQTKDTGWYWCGVEIYGSEVREALHITVKSDPDLSVRESRVRGEEGGSVTVQCLYSTQYQNTQKQWCRFKDRKCWTFTKTETSQNSAVQFSDNKNRSFNVQLNGLKKSDAGWYWCSAGDLQVPVHINVTDPPPVTPTVTPTVTTTTHQVSTYISVSKHNSAVSVDSVPSSDETIEPVQFCITDN from the exons ATgagctgcttttttatttttattctcatcATTTCTG TTGATGTCATTCAGTCATGGAGGTACTTTAGTCTTAAACCTGGATCATCTGTCACCATCCCATGTCGTTATAATAGGGAATATATACAACATAAGAAATACTGGTGCTCTGGTTATTATTTCAGTTCCTGCACAATTCAGGCATATGCCAGTTATACAAAGGGGAGAGTGACAGTGACTGATAACCCAGCTGAGAGTTTCTTTACTGTGACTCTGGATAATCTCCAGACAAAAGACACTGGATGGTACTGGTGTGGTGTAGAGATATATGGATCAGAGGTTAGAGAAGCCCTTCATATCACAGTGAAATCAG ATCCTGATCTGTCAGTGAGGGAGAgcagagtgagaggtgaggaagGAGGCAGCGTCACAGTCCAGTGTCTCTACAGCACTcagtatcagaatacacagaagcAGTGGTGCAGATTCAAAGACAGGAAGTGCTGGACATTTACAAAGACTGAAACATCccagaattcagcagtgcaGTTCAGTGATAATAAGAATAGATCCTTCAATGTGCAGCTTAATGGTCTGAAGAAGAGTGATGCTGGCTGGTACTGGTGCAGTGCAGGAGATCTGCAGGTTCCTGTTCACATCAATGTCACTGATCCACCTCCAG TGACTCCAACAGTGACTCCAACAGTGACTACAACCACTCACCAAGTCAGTACTTACAT aTCTGTCTCGAAGCACAATTCAG CAGTGTCTGTGGATTCAGTCCCCAGCAGTGATGAAACTAT AGAGCCAGTGCAGTTCTGTATCACAGACAACTGA
- the LOC131371055 gene encoding polymeric immunoglobulin receptor-like isoform X3, producing MSCFFIFILIISVDVIQSWRYFSLKPGSSVTIPCRYNREYIQHKKYWCSGYYFSSCTIQAYASYTKGRVTVTDNPAESFFTVTLDNLQTKDTGWYWCGVEIYGSEVREALHITVKSDPDLSVRESRVRGEEGGSVTVQCLYSTQYQNTQKQWCRFKDRKCWTFTKTETSQNSAVQFSDNKNRSFNVQLNGLKKSDAGWYWCSAGDLQVPVHINVTDPPPVTTTVTPTVTPTVTTTTHQVSTYISVCGFSPQQ from the exons ATgagctgcttttttatttttattctcatcATTTCTG TTGATGTCATTCAGTCATGGAGGTACTTTAGTCTTAAACCTGGATCATCTGTCACCATCCCATGTCGTTATAATAGGGAATATATACAACATAAGAAATACTGGTGCTCTGGTTATTATTTCAGTTCCTGCACAATTCAGGCATATGCCAGTTATACAAAGGGGAGAGTGACAGTGACTGATAACCCAGCTGAGAGTTTCTTTACTGTGACTCTGGATAATCTCCAGACAAAAGACACTGGATGGTACTGGTGTGGTGTAGAGATATATGGATCAGAGGTTAGAGAAGCCCTTCATATCACAGTGAAATCAG ATCCTGATCTGTCAGTGAGGGAGAgcagagtgagaggtgaggaagGAGGCAGCGTCACAGTCCAGTGTCTCTACAGCACTcagtatcagaatacacagaagcAGTGGTGCAGATTCAAAGACAGGAAGTGCTGGACATTTACAAAGACTGAAACATCccagaattcagcagtgcaGTTCAGTGATAATAAGAATAGATCCTTCAATGTGCAGCTTAATGGTCTGAAGAAGAGTGATGCTGGCTGGTACTGGTGCAGTGCAGGAGATCTGCAGGTTCCTGTTCACATCAATGTCACTGATCCACCTCCAG TGACTACAACAGTGACTCCAACAGTGACTCCAACAGTGACTACAACCACTCACCAAGTCAGTACTTACAT CAGTGTCTGTGGATTCAGTCCCCAGCAGTGA
- the LOC131371055 gene encoding polymeric immunoglobulin receptor-like isoform X1, which translates to MSCFFIFILIISVDVIQSWRYFSLKPGSSVTIPCRYNREYIQHKKYWCSGYYFSSCTIQAYASYTKGRVTVTDNPAESFFTVTLDNLQTKDTGWYWCGVEIYGSEVREALHITVKSDPDLSVRESRVRGEEGGSVTVQCLYSTQYQNTQKQWCRFKDRKCWTFTKTETSQNSAVQFSDNKNRSFNVQLNGLKKSDAGWYWCSAGDLQVPVHINVTDPPPVTTTVTPTVTPTVTTTTHQVSTYISVSKHNSAVSVDSVPSSDETIEPVQFCITDN; encoded by the exons ATgagctgcttttttatttttattctcatcATTTCTG TTGATGTCATTCAGTCATGGAGGTACTTTAGTCTTAAACCTGGATCATCTGTCACCATCCCATGTCGTTATAATAGGGAATATATACAACATAAGAAATACTGGTGCTCTGGTTATTATTTCAGTTCCTGCACAATTCAGGCATATGCCAGTTATACAAAGGGGAGAGTGACAGTGACTGATAACCCAGCTGAGAGTTTCTTTACTGTGACTCTGGATAATCTCCAGACAAAAGACACTGGATGGTACTGGTGTGGTGTAGAGATATATGGATCAGAGGTTAGAGAAGCCCTTCATATCACAGTGAAATCAG ATCCTGATCTGTCAGTGAGGGAGAgcagagtgagaggtgaggaagGAGGCAGCGTCACAGTCCAGTGTCTCTACAGCACTcagtatcagaatacacagaagcAGTGGTGCAGATTCAAAGACAGGAAGTGCTGGACATTTACAAAGACTGAAACATCccagaattcagcagtgcaGTTCAGTGATAATAAGAATAGATCCTTCAATGTGCAGCTTAATGGTCTGAAGAAGAGTGATGCTGGCTGGTACTGGTGCAGTGCAGGAGATCTGCAGGTTCCTGTTCACATCAATGTCACTGATCCACCTCCAG TGACTACAACAGTGACTCCAACAGTGACTCCAACAGTGACTACAACCACTCACCAAGTCAGTACTTACAT aTCTGTCTCGAAGCACAATTCAG CAGTGTCTGTGGATTCAGTCCCCAGCAGTGATGAAACTAT AGAGCCAGTGCAGTTCTGTATCACAGACAACTGA